The proteins below are encoded in one region of Pseudonocardia sp. DSM 110487:
- a CDS encoding YdcF family protein — MPDRDLHDAESIWEYHQMGHALRPCDVAIGLGSHDLGVAVHASELFHAGLFPVVVFSGATSPTTRQRFPRGEAAHYREHAMKLGVPAQAILVEPYATNTGANIELSRKVLAAAGLEPRSALLISKPYTQRRAFATAGKVWPELQVVCASERLSFPDYLSGIGDQRLVVDMIVGDLQRVIEYPRRGFAVEQDVPIDVEKAYARLVDRGYTSRLLR, encoded by the coding sequence GTGCCGGACCGGGATCTGCACGACGCCGAGTCGATCTGGGAATACCACCAGATGGGCCACGCGCTCCGCCCTTGCGACGTGGCCATCGGGCTCGGCAGCCACGATCTCGGCGTGGCGGTCCATGCATCGGAGCTGTTCCACGCCGGCTTGTTCCCGGTCGTCGTATTCAGCGGGGCGACCAGTCCGACGACGCGGCAACGGTTCCCCCGTGGGGAGGCGGCGCACTACCGCGAGCACGCGATGAAGCTGGGCGTACCTGCGCAGGCGATCCTGGTCGAGCCGTACGCGACGAACACCGGGGCCAACATCGAGCTCTCGCGCAAGGTCCTCGCCGCCGCCGGACTGGAGCCGCGCTCGGCCTTGCTGATCTCCAAGCCCTACACGCAACGGCGCGCCTTCGCCACTGCCGGAAAGGTATGGCCGGAACTGCAGGTCGTGTGCGCATCCGAACGGTTGTCCTTCCCCGACTACCTGAGCGGTATCGGCGACCAGCGACTCGTGGTCGACATGATCGTGGGTGATCTGCAGCGCGTCATCGAATACCCGCGACGGGGATTCGCCGTCGAGCAAGACGTACCGATCGACGTGGAGAAGGCGTATGCGCGGCTCGTGGACCGCGGGTACACGAGCCGACTGCTCAGATGA
- a CDS encoding formate/nitrite transporter family protein, producing MSYVNPSEFVGKMIDAGEAKVFMSTRDTMIRAYMAGAILALAAAFAVTVTVQTGSALVGALLFPVGFCLLYLLGFDLLTGVFTLVPLAWIDKRPGVTIKGVLRNWGLVFVGNFAGALTVALMMAVILTYAFTVDPNDVGQRLGEIGSARTVGYADHGAAGMLTLFLRGVLCNWMVSTGVVAAMISTSVSGKVIGMWMPILVFFYMGFEHSVVNMFLFPSGLMLGGDFSILDYFVWNEFPTVVGNLVGGLTFVGLTLYATHARPGVGRMRPVRDETGEPVAASR from the coding sequence ATGTCCTACGTGAACCCGTCGGAGTTCGTCGGAAAGATGATCGACGCGGGCGAGGCGAAGGTCTTCATGTCCACCCGCGACACCATGATCCGGGCGTACATGGCCGGGGCCATCCTGGCCCTCGCCGCGGCGTTCGCGGTCACGGTCACCGTGCAGACCGGCTCGGCGCTCGTCGGGGCGCTGCTGTTCCCGGTCGGGTTCTGCCTGCTGTACCTGCTGGGATTCGACCTCCTGACCGGCGTCTTCACGCTGGTGCCGCTGGCCTGGATCGACAAGCGGCCCGGAGTCACGATCAAGGGCGTCCTGCGCAACTGGGGCCTGGTCTTCGTCGGCAACTTCGCAGGCGCGCTCACCGTGGCGCTCATGATGGCCGTGATCCTCACCTACGCCTTCACCGTGGACCCGAACGACGTCGGGCAGCGGCTCGGCGAGATCGGCTCGGCGAGGACGGTGGGCTACGCCGACCACGGCGCCGCCGGGATGCTCACCCTGTTCCTGCGCGGCGTCCTGTGCAACTGGATGGTCTCCACCGGTGTCGTCGCCGCGATGATCTCGACATCCGTGTCGGGCAAGGTGATCGGGATGTGGATGCCCATCCTGGTCTTCTTCTACATGGGCTTCGAGCACTCGGTCGTCAACATGTTCCTGTTCCCGTCCGGTCTCATGCTCGGCGGCGACTTCTCGATCCTCGACTACTTCGTGTGGAACGAGTTCCCCACCGTGGTCGGCAACCTCGTCGGCGGGCTCACGTTCGTCGGGCTCACGCTGTACGCCACCCACGCGCGTCCCGGCGTGGGCCGCATGCGTCCGGTGCGCGACGAGACCGGCGAGCCGGTGGCCGCCTCCCGCTAG
- a CDS encoding TetR/AcrR family transcriptional regulator: MAVAANQDRRVRRTCRILHEALISLVLEKGYERITVQDILDRADVGRSTFYAHFRDKEALLVAGFDTMRDELRRDLDAMRPGVQPADPTSPAAAVFGHAYRNRRVYRAMCGKRGGNVVRRHLHGVIGGMLREHLRPHLAAAGSDLPVDVVAEFCTAAMLGLLVWWVDQDFPHGPAELASMYRRLAAPGVLAALGHGS; this comes from the coding sequence ATGGCCGTCGCCGCAAACCAAGATCGACGCGTTCGCCGTACCTGCCGCATCCTGCACGAAGCATTGATCTCGCTCGTCCTCGAGAAGGGGTACGAGCGCATCACGGTGCAGGACATCCTCGATCGCGCCGACGTCGGTCGATCGACGTTCTACGCGCACTTCCGCGACAAGGAGGCGTTGCTGGTCGCCGGCTTCGACACCATGCGCGACGAGCTGCGGCGCGATCTCGACGCGATGCGGCCGGGCGTGCAACCGGCGGACCCGACCTCCCCCGCCGCCGCCGTCTTCGGACACGCCTACCGCAACCGGCGCGTCTACCGCGCGATGTGCGGCAAGCGGGGCGGCAACGTCGTCCGTCGACACCTGCACGGCGTCATCGGCGGCATGCTGCGCGAGCACCTGCGCCCGCACCTCGCCGCTGCCGGCTCGGACCTGCCCGTCGACGTGGTCGCCGAGTTCTGCACCGCCGCAATGCTCGGTCTGCTCGTCTGGTGGGTCGACCAGGACTTCCCACACGGCCCCGCCGAGCTCGCCAGCATGTACCGACGACTGGCCGCCCCCGGCGTGCTCGCGGCGCTCGGCCACGGATCTTGA
- a CDS encoding creatininase family protein has protein sequence MIRLDRQPWRDVRAAGERGAIAVLPIGSQEQHSEHLPMGTDTLLAEAVVDAALGVIGDGGPELVRLPALPFGHSPHHQFAAAVSLSATTMLAVLDDALDSLVLSGFRRVLLVNGHAGNDEVVRLAVKRCALRSDVALGACSYWALAGPGEPPQTPGHAGWFETSLLLAVHPDLVRAPVGWREPDPPPLFHRSPAPGLVVARHGEWERVGGATDDAAEADAEAGRGLLAARATALAAAIRAFDAATDGSHGTGAGS, from the coding sequence GTGATCCGACTCGACCGGCAGCCGTGGCGGGACGTGCGGGCCGCGGGGGAACGCGGGGCGATCGCCGTGCTCCCCATCGGGTCCCAGGAACAGCACTCAGAGCATTTGCCGATGGGTACCGACACGCTGCTCGCCGAGGCCGTCGTCGACGCGGCTCTCGGCGTGATCGGTGACGGTGGCCCGGAGCTCGTCCGGCTGCCCGCGCTGCCGTTCGGGCACAGCCCGCACCACCAGTTCGCGGCGGCGGTGTCGCTGTCGGCCACGACGATGCTCGCCGTCCTCGACGACGCGCTCGACTCGCTGGTGCTCAGCGGGTTCCGCCGCGTCCTGCTGGTGAACGGGCACGCCGGCAACGACGAGGTCGTGCGGCTCGCCGTGAAGCGTTGCGCGCTGCGGTCGGACGTAGCGCTGGGCGCCTGCTCCTACTGGGCCCTCGCCGGGCCCGGCGAGCCGCCCCAAACCCCGGGGCACGCGGGCTGGTTCGAGACCTCGCTGCTCCTCGCCGTCCACCCGGACCTGGTCCGAGCGCCGGTCGGGTGGCGGGAACCGGACCCGCCACCGCTGTTCCACCGCTCACCCGCCCCGGGTCTGGTGGTGGCGCGGCACGGCGAGTGGGAGCGGGTGGGCGGCGCCACCGACGACGCGGCGGAGGCGGACGCCGAGGCCGGCCGCGGTCTCCTCGCCGCACGCGCCACGGCGCTGGCGGCGGCGATCCGGGCGTTCGATGCGGCCACGGATGGAAGCCACGGCACGGGGGCGGGGTCGTGA
- the cynS gene encoding cyanase gives MSKSDAADLVVAARKRKGLSWAGIAGALGTPLVWTTAALLGQHPMTGEQADKACELLGLGEAVAESLQLQPSRGTDPAVMADPTIYRFTEALAVYGPALKELIHEEFGDGIMSAINFRVDVSRRPDPDGDRVVVTFDGKFLDYRW, from the coding sequence ATGAGCAAGTCCGACGCCGCCGACCTCGTCGTCGCCGCCCGGAAGCGCAAGGGCCTCTCGTGGGCCGGGATCGCAGGCGCCCTTGGCACCCCACTGGTGTGGACCACCGCGGCACTGCTCGGCCAGCACCCGATGACCGGCGAGCAGGCCGACAAGGCGTGCGAGCTGCTCGGCCTGGGCGAGGCCGTTGCCGAGAGCCTCCAGCTCCAGCCATCCCGTGGCACCGACCCGGCCGTCATGGCCGACCCCACGATCTACCGCTTCACCGAGGCCCTCGCGGTCTACGGGCCCGCGCTCAAGGAGCTCATCCACGAGGAGTTCGGCGACGGGATCATGAGCGCCATCAACTTCCGCGTCGACGTCTCCCGGCGGCCCGACCCCGACGGCGACCGGGTGGTCGTCACCTTCGACGGGAAGTTCCTCGACTACCGCTGGTGA
- a CDS encoding MurR/RpiR family transcriptional regulator: MTDGDADDGLEYWLRGRLPPRGLRPKSAAVLEVLISQPRRASFGSTAELAQLAGVNVATVTRTAQALGFAGWPALQQELRARYLSSLTAPQVAEARTGVGSPGLASLRRDLDGLALLTRRFDEDDIRAAAEAVAAARRTVVVAEGSYASVGLAFAHNARLAGYDVQAVTAEGLANAVAALTADDVLVAISFWRLIENTVRAANEAHRRGARVFVVSDAASPALARAADRVLMVPAEGVTFFPSLTAGMAMVQAIVAQLAAVDPARTNASIEAAEAMWARFDLMHRRPIPKLLPPTAE; this comes from the coding sequence ATGACCGACGGGGACGCCGACGACGGCCTCGAGTACTGGCTGCGCGGCCGGCTGCCCCCGCGCGGGCTCCGGCCCAAGTCGGCCGCCGTGCTCGAGGTGCTGATCTCGCAACCGCGGAGGGCCTCGTTCGGGTCGACCGCCGAGCTCGCCCAGCTCGCAGGCGTGAACGTCGCCACGGTCACCCGCACCGCGCAGGCGCTGGGCTTCGCCGGCTGGCCCGCGCTCCAGCAGGAGCTGCGGGCGCGCTATCTCTCGTCGTTGACGGCTCCGCAGGTGGCCGAGGCGCGGACGGGCGTCGGCTCGCCCGGGCTGGCCTCGCTGCGCCGTGATCTCGACGGCCTCGCGCTGCTCACCAGGCGGTTCGACGAGGACGACATCCGGGCCGCCGCCGAAGCCGTCGCAGCCGCCCGTCGCACGGTCGTGGTCGCCGAGGGCAGCTACGCCTCCGTCGGCCTCGCGTTCGCGCACAACGCGCGGCTCGCGGGCTACGACGTGCAGGCCGTGACCGCCGAAGGGCTCGCCAACGCGGTGGCGGCGCTCACCGCCGACGACGTCCTCGTCGCGATCAGCTTCTGGCGCCTGATCGAGAACACCGTCCGGGCCGCGAACGAGGCACACCGCAGGGGTGCCCGGGTGTTCGTCGTCTCCGACGCGGCCAGCCCCGCGCTGGCCCGTGCCGCGGATCGGGTGCTCATGGTCCCGGCCGAGGGCGTGACGTTCTTCCCGTCCCTGACCGCGGGCATGGCCATGGTCCAGGCGATCGTCGCGCAGCTCGCCGCCGTCGACCCGGCCCGGACCAACGCGTCGATCGAGGCGGCGGAGGCGATGTGGGCGCGGTTCGACCTGATGCACCGGCGGCCGATTCCGAAGCTGTTGCCGCCAACAGCGGAGTGA
- a CDS encoding MFS transporter yields MTLLARLDRLPLSRPHYKLLLIGGLGYTFDAMDAAVVAFLLPSAKEVWQLDNAQLGLIGSAAPFGFLFGAIAAGILGDRIGRKKVMMYALAFYAAFSVVAAFAPNYELFLAARVLAGAGAGAESAIIAPFLSEFVPARRRGWFVGALAGFFSFGFVAAALIGRFVVTPLPEGWRIAQVITALPIVMLLWWRRSLPESPRYLLANGRREEAEKVVLAIERDVEKATGQPLPPVPAAAAEPATDTPKVNLLTALRFLWSRAMARRTAVIWTIWFVITFSYYGFFSWIPTLLIERGITVTRSFEFSIIIYLAQIPGYFSAAWLTERLDRKHTIALYLCGSAVSAFWLSQTDAPWSITLAGAVLSFFLNGTYAGLYSYTPEVFPTWIRASGTGLASAFGRVGSILAPTIIGLSAASLGFAGVFGLTTAVLSVGVICVLVFGLSTAGRSLEELTERVEVPSK; encoded by the coding sequence GTGACCCTGCTGGCACGCCTGGACCGCCTCCCCCTGAGCCGTCCCCACTACAAGCTGCTGCTCATCGGCGGGCTCGGCTACACGTTCGATGCGATGGACGCGGCGGTGGTCGCGTTCCTCCTGCCGAGCGCCAAGGAGGTCTGGCAGCTCGACAACGCCCAGCTCGGCCTGATCGGCTCGGCGGCGCCGTTCGGCTTCCTCTTCGGCGCGATCGCCGCGGGGATACTGGGCGACCGCATCGGGCGCAAGAAGGTCATGATGTACGCGCTGGCCTTCTACGCCGCGTTCTCGGTGGTCGCGGCGTTCGCGCCGAACTACGAGCTCTTCCTCGCCGCGAGGGTCCTCGCCGGGGCGGGGGCGGGCGCCGAGAGCGCGATCATCGCGCCGTTCCTGTCCGAGTTCGTACCGGCGCGCAGGCGCGGGTGGTTCGTGGGCGCGCTCGCAGGCTTCTTCTCCTTCGGTTTCGTGGCCGCGGCGCTGATCGGCCGGTTCGTCGTGACGCCGCTCCCGGAGGGCTGGCGGATCGCGCAGGTCATCACGGCGCTGCCGATCGTGATGCTGCTGTGGTGGCGCCGCTCCCTGCCGGAGTCACCGCGTTACCTGCTGGCGAACGGGCGTCGCGAGGAGGCCGAAAAGGTGGTCCTCGCCATCGAGCGGGACGTGGAGAAGGCCACGGGTCAGCCCTTGCCGCCGGTCCCCGCCGCGGCGGCGGAGCCCGCGACCGATACCCCGAAGGTCAACCTGCTGACCGCGCTCCGGTTCCTGTGGAGCCGGGCGATGGCGCGGCGCACCGCGGTGATCTGGACGATCTGGTTCGTCATCACCTTCTCCTACTACGGGTTCTTCTCCTGGATCCCCACGCTGCTCATCGAGCGCGGGATCACCGTGACCCGCAGCTTCGAGTTCTCGATCATCATCTACCTGGCCCAGATCCCCGGGTACTTCTCCGCGGCATGGCTCACCGAACGGCTCGACCGCAAGCACACGATCGCGCTCTACCTCTGCGGCTCGGCGGTCAGCGCGTTCTGGCTGAGCCAGACCGACGCCCCGTGGTCGATCACCCTCGCCGGGGCCGTCCTCTCGTTCTTCCTGAACGGCACCTACGCCGGGCTGTACTCCTACACCCCCGAGGTGTTCCCCACCTGGATCCGGGCCAGCGGAACCGGCCTGGCCAGCGCGTTCGGCCGGGTAGGCAGCATCCTGGCGCCCACGATCATCGGCCTGTCCGCCGCGAGCCTCGGGTTCGCCGGTGTCTTCGGGCTCACCACGGCCGTACTGTCCGTCGGCGTGATCTGCGTCCTCGTGTTCGGCCTGTCCACCGCGGGCCGCTCGCTCGAGGAACTCACCGAACGCGTGGAGGTGCCGTCGAAGTGA
- a CDS encoding amidohydrolase family protein yields MTAGSLLLRNARLLDPAEGSYVEGDIRCADGRIVEIGTGLTAPDVPTEDVRGAVVMPGLIDAHVHVTALTADLSSLPSLSPSYVAAHSARIMGQMLDRGFTTVRDASGADYGLADAQAEGLVRGPRLLFCGRALSQTGGHGDGRPRGTHRHDDHPCCAGLGRIADGVDAVRAAARDELRKGAHHIKVMASGGVASPTDRIDSTQYAVEELRAIVEEATAANRYVAAHAYTARAVNRALEVGIRSIEHGNLLDDRSVELFRDRDAFLVPTLVTYWALKEEGREFGLPESSWRKVDEVLGAGLAALERAARGGVKIVYGTDLLGGMHRHQRHEFRLRAEVQAPLDIIRSATSVAAELVNMPGEIGALRPGAHADLLVFDGDPLADVGVLVEPKHLRHVIQTGTIVSG; encoded by the coding sequence GTGACCGCTGGCTCGCTGCTGCTCCGCAACGCCCGGCTGCTCGACCCCGCCGAGGGGAGCTACGTCGAGGGCGACATCCGGTGCGCCGACGGCCGGATCGTCGAGATCGGTACCGGCCTCACGGCGCCCGACGTGCCCACCGAGGACGTCCGCGGCGCGGTGGTGATGCCCGGCCTGATCGACGCCCACGTCCACGTCACCGCGCTCACCGCCGACCTGAGCTCGCTCCCCTCGCTCTCCCCGTCGTACGTCGCGGCCCACAGCGCCCGGATCATGGGGCAGATGCTCGACCGCGGGTTCACCACGGTCCGCGACGCCTCCGGCGCCGACTACGGGCTCGCCGACGCGCAGGCGGAAGGCCTCGTCCGCGGGCCGCGCCTGCTGTTCTGCGGGCGGGCGCTCAGCCAGACCGGCGGGCACGGCGACGGGCGTCCCCGCGGCACCCACCGCCACGACGACCACCCGTGCTGCGCGGGCCTCGGCCGCATCGCCGACGGGGTGGACGCCGTGCGCGCCGCCGCCCGCGACGAGCTGCGCAAGGGCGCCCACCACATCAAGGTGATGGCCTCCGGCGGGGTCGCGTCGCCGACCGACCGCATCGACTCCACCCAGTACGCGGTCGAGGAGCTGCGCGCCATCGTCGAGGAGGCGACGGCCGCCAACCGGTACGTGGCCGCCCACGCCTACACCGCCCGCGCCGTGAACCGCGCACTGGAGGTGGGGATCCGCTCGATCGAGCACGGCAACCTGCTCGATGACCGCAGCGTCGAGCTGTTCCGCGACCGCGACGCCTTCCTCGTGCCGACGCTGGTGACCTACTGGGCCCTCAAGGAGGAGGGCCGCGAGTTCGGGCTCCCGGAGTCGAGCTGGCGCAAGGTCGACGAGGTGCTCGGCGCGGGCCTTGCGGCCCTCGAACGCGCCGCGCGCGGCGGCGTCAAGATCGTCTACGGCACCGACCTGCTCGGCGGCATGCACCGCCACCAGAGGCACGAGTTCCGGCTGCGCGCCGAGGTGCAGGCGCCGCTCGACATCATCCGGTCGGCCACGTCCGTCGCGGCCGAACTGGTGAACATGCCCGGCGAGATCGGCGCGCTGCGGCCCGGCGCGCACGCCGACCTCCTCGTGTTCGACGGCGACCCACTCGCCGACGTCGGTGTGCTGGTGGAGCCGAAGCACCTCCGGCACGTCATACAGACCGGCACCATCGTCAGCGGGTAG
- a CDS encoding CocE/NonD family hydrolase — translation MRFVTSFPHEVRTAETVRIPMPDGAELAGRLWRPVSSDGDPVPAVCEAIPYRQRDLTSVRDSIHHPYLAGHGYACLRLDLRGSGDSDGVLRDEYTEQEHRDIEAALEWLSEQPWCTGRTGLMGISWGGFAGLQVAARRPPSLGAIVIASFTDDRYADDMHYMGGCLLSDNLAEAGTMFAYSTLPPDPAVVGERWREMWRERLEQAEPWILKWLAHQRRDDYWRRASVCEDYAAVQVPVFASSGWADGYSNAVFRVLEHLDVPRKGLIGPWSHKYPHLGVPGPAIGYLQEVVRWFDRWLKDCENGADDGPVLHTWMQESVPPSTAYEERPGRWVGEPGWPSPHVEPRAHALARYRIAPAGEEVAPGEVSVQSPLSVGQFAGKWASYNAPPDLPYDQREEDGGSLVFETDPLDERCEILGAPAVELMVAASRPVATIAARLSDVAPDGRATRVTYGLLNLTHRESDDAPEPIGPGEFRRVRVQLNGVAQAFPPGHRIRLSLSTSYWPLAWPPPEPAELTIRTGTSCLVLPVRPTTEDDEVTPRPFDEPEGAQPVPTTQLDPGENSWTVSRDLVDYRSVLEIVKDGGVLRHDDTGMTVGRRVVERYSSVADDFASPRGDVEWSMTFARDSWSIRTVTRTVLTATPTAFEVHGHLDAYEGEHRMFSRDWERSIPRDLL, via the coding sequence ATGCGATTCGTCACATCCTTCCCGCACGAGGTCCGCACCGCCGAGACCGTCCGCATCCCGATGCCCGACGGCGCCGAGCTCGCCGGCCGGCTGTGGCGGCCGGTCTCGTCCGACGGCGATCCGGTGCCCGCGGTCTGCGAGGCGATCCCGTACCGGCAGCGCGACCTCACATCCGTGCGGGACTCGATCCACCACCCCTACCTCGCCGGGCACGGCTACGCCTGCCTGCGCCTCGACCTGCGCGGCAGCGGCGACTCCGACGGCGTGCTCCGCGACGAGTACACCGAGCAGGAGCACCGCGACATCGAGGCGGCCCTGGAGTGGCTCTCCGAGCAGCCGTGGTGCACCGGGCGCACCGGCCTCATGGGCATCTCGTGGGGCGGGTTCGCCGGGCTGCAGGTGGCCGCGCGGCGCCCGCCGAGCCTCGGGGCGATCGTCATCGCGTCCTTCACCGACGACCGCTACGCCGACGACATGCACTACATGGGTGGCTGCCTGCTGTCGGACAACCTCGCGGAGGCCGGCACGATGTTCGCCTACTCGACGCTGCCGCCCGATCCTGCTGTGGTGGGGGAGCGCTGGCGGGAGATGTGGCGCGAGCGGCTGGAGCAGGCGGAGCCGTGGATATTGAAGTGGCTCGCCCACCAGCGCCGCGACGACTACTGGCGGCGCGCCTCGGTGTGCGAGGACTACGCCGCTGTCCAGGTGCCGGTGTTCGCGTCCAGCGGTTGGGCCGACGGCTACTCGAACGCGGTGTTCCGGGTGCTCGAACACCTCGACGTGCCCCGTAAGGGCCTGATCGGGCCGTGGTCGCACAAGTACCCGCATCTCGGCGTACCGGGACCGGCGATCGGCTACCTGCAGGAGGTGGTGCGCTGGTTCGACCGTTGGCTGAAGGACTGCGAGAACGGCGCCGATGACGGGCCGGTGCTGCACACCTGGATGCAGGAGAGCGTGCCGCCGTCCACCGCGTACGAGGAGCGGCCGGGGCGCTGGGTCGGCGAGCCGGGGTGGCCGTCGCCGCATGTCGAGCCGCGCGCGCACGCCCTGGCCCGGTACCGGATCGCGCCGGCAGGGGAGGAGGTCGCGCCGGGCGAGGTGAGCGTGCAGTCGCCGCTGTCGGTGGGGCAGTTCGCCGGCAAGTGGGCCTCCTACAACGCGCCGCCCGACCTGCCCTACGACCAGCGCGAGGAGGACGGCGGCTCACTGGTGTTCGAGACCGACCCCCTCGACGAGCGCTGCGAGATCCTCGGTGCGCCCGCCGTGGAGTTGATGGTCGCGGCGAGCCGGCCGGTTGCGACGATCGCCGCCCGGCTCTCCGACGTGGCACCGGACGGGCGCGCCACCCGTGTGACCTACGGCCTCCTCAACCTCACCCACCGGGAGAGCGACGACGCCCCCGAGCCCATCGGCCCGGGGGAGTTCCGGCGCGTGCGCGTGCAGCTCAACGGCGTGGCGCAGGCGTTCCCGCCGGGACACCGGATCCGGCTGTCGCTGTCGACGTCGTACTGGCCACTAGCCTGGCCGCCGCCGGAACCGGCCGAGCTCACCATCCGCACCGGAACCAGCTGCCTGGTGCTGCCCGTCCGCCCGACCACGGAGGACGACGAGGTCACACCCCGTCCGTTCGACGAGCCGGAGGGTGCGCAGCCCGTGCCCACCACCCAGCTGGACCCGGGGGAGAACAGCTGGACTGTGTCGCGCGACCTCGTCGACTACCGCTCCGTGCTGGAGATCGTCAAGGACGGCGGGGTGCTGCGCCACGACGACACCGGCATGACGGTCGGCAGGCGCGTCGTGGAGCGCTACAGCAGCGTGGCCGACGACTTCGCATCGCCGCGCGGGGACGTCGAGTGGTCGATGACGTTCGCCCGGGACAGCTGGAGCATTCGCACCGTCACCCGCACCGTCCTGACGGCCACGCCCACGGCGTTCGAGGTGCACGGCCACCTCGACGCGTACGAGGGCGAGCACCGCATGTTCTCCCGGGACTGGGAGCGCAGCATCCCGCGGGACCTACTGTGA
- a CDS encoding PASTA domain-containing protein, with product MRLAMSAAAVAAAALTACGAPPPAEPPVTETVTVPPRAPETITYPPSVAPPVTQTAASWTMPNLVGTGLQEAQDAIQELTGFGIAVTTSHDATGANRMQVADRNWKVCTQNVPPGATITRDTRIDFGAVKLEESC from the coding sequence GTGCGTCTCGCCATGTCCGCCGCGGCCGTCGCCGCGGCAGCGCTCACCGCCTGCGGCGCGCCGCCACCCGCAGAACCACCCGTCACCGAGACCGTCACCGTCCCGCCCCGGGCGCCGGAGACCATCACCTACCCGCCGAGCGTTGCGCCGCCCGTCACGCAGACCGCGGCCAGCTGGACGATGCCGAACCTGGTCGGCACGGGCCTCCAGGAGGCGCAGGACGCGATCCAGGAGCTGACGGGCTTCGGGATCGCCGTCACCACCTCCCACGACGCGACGGGTGCCAACCGCATGCAGGTCGCCGACCGCAACTGGAAGGTGTGCACGCAGAACGTCCCCCCGGGCGCCACGATCACCCGCGACACGCGGATCGACTTCGGGGCCGTGAAGCTCGAGGAGAGCTGCTGA
- a CDS encoding MarR family winged helix-turn-helix transcriptional regulator, with the protein MTTAARRHHAAYTLFNQGLADRLGLHPTDVQCVSLLGLEPEPLTTGDIARLTGLTSGSATRLVDRLERAGLVDRRPDPQDRRKSLVSLSPRRATELEAVWDEPGRAFTEALDDFTDDELAVIERYLRRATEVGGDQADRLRKR; encoded by the coding sequence GTGACCACGGCCGCACGGCGGCACCATGCCGCCTACACCCTGTTCAACCAGGGCCTCGCCGACCGGCTCGGGTTGCACCCGACGGACGTGCAGTGCGTCAGCCTGCTCGGTCTCGAGCCCGAACCGCTCACCACCGGTGACATCGCGAGGCTAACCGGCCTGACATCGGGCTCCGCCACCCGGCTGGTGGACCGGCTGGAGCGGGCCGGTCTCGTCGACCGGCGACCGGACCCGCAGGACCGGAGGAAGTCGCTGGTCTCGCTGAGCCCGCGGCGAGCTACCGAACTCGAAGCCGTGTGGGACGAGCCCGGCAGGGCCTTCACCGAGGCGCTCGACGACTTCACGGACGATGAGCTCGCGGTGATCGAGCGCTACCTGCGCCGCGCCACCGAGGTGGGCGGCGATCAGGCCGACCGGCTGCGGAAGCGGTGA
- a CDS encoding ester cyclase, translating to MHTLSKAEARELYGRWAELWRGDFTHADEILDPGLLVHQARPDGSDSEATTGPARLIPEIEQTMAAFGDIAITVDVGPIVDGDLLSARWTMRATYAGGLPGATAPVGTEIAFSGQDILRLSGGKFVEYWTCTDVLDGLNQLGAIAGPNGPAPRPS from the coding sequence GTGCACACCCTGTCCAAGGCCGAGGCCCGCGAGCTGTACGGCCGCTGGGCCGAGCTCTGGCGCGGCGACTTCACCCACGCCGACGAAATCCTCGACCCCGGCCTCCTCGTGCACCAGGCGCGGCCGGACGGCAGCGACTCCGAGGCGACGACGGGCCCCGCACGGCTGATTCCCGAGATCGAGCAGACGATGGCCGCCTTCGGCGACATCGCCATCACCGTGGACGTCGGGCCGATCGTCGACGGTGATCTGCTCTCGGCCCGATGGACCATGCGCGCCACCTACGCGGGCGGGCTCCCCGGGGCCACCGCACCCGTCGGCACCGAGATCGCGTTCAGCGGCCAGGACATCCTGCGGCTGTCCGGCGGCAAGTTCGTCGAGTACTGGACCTGCACCGACGTCCTGGACGGCCTCAACCAGCTCGGCGCGATCGCGGGCCCCAACGGCCCGGCTCCGCGCCCATCCTGA